Within Candidatus Krumholzibacteriia bacterium, the genomic segment CGGGATTCAGAACAAGATCCATCCGGGCGAGCCGCTGGACAAGAACATCTACGACCTGCCGCCGGAAGAGCTGGCCAAGGTGCCCAAGTCGCCGGGGTCGCTCAACGAGGCGCTGGACGCCCTCGAAGCGGATCACGACTTCCTGCTCAAGGGGGACGTGTTCACCGAGGATGTCGTGCGCACGTGGATCGACTACAAGCGCGAGCGCGAGGTGGGGCCGATGTCGCTGCGCCCGCACCCGTACGAGTTCTTCCTGTATTACGACGCGTAGACAGACCTTCCTCTGGTCTGCCAAGAGCGAAGGCCCCGGTCGTGCGGACGATCGGGGCCTTCGTGTTTTCACCTCGCGGTTTCGCCGCCGCCGGAGGATCTTTACATTCACTCCCACTGTGGGAGTACGCACTCTTTTCACAAGCGCTCCTCAGGGCGTTTCCTCAAGTTCGGCCTCACCGCGTGGACGATCGACTCTGGCACCCAGCAGCCGCTCGGCCAGCAACCGGTTGTGCTGCGCACAAAGAAGCCGGAGGTTGCCGATCTCGCCGGTGCCGCCCTGCGCGACGGGAACGATGTGATCGATCTGCAGTCCGCGCGTTGCGTCGCAGCGGCGACCATCGGGGCCAACGAACGTGCAGCGGCCATGATCGCGCGCGAAGACATCGTCGCGCATGCGAAGAGGAATCTGGCGCGGGTTGGGTGAGTCAGCTTGGGAGCCTGGCGTGCTGGACGGTGAGGATTGCACAGTCTCAGTTCTTGCCAGCTCGCGGCGCGAGCGTTGCTCGCGCCGGAGCACGGGATCGCTTCGCTTGAGCGTGTCGTCGAGGACGAGTTCGAACACGTGCTCCAGGGTTGCATTCGCAGGCAGACGGTGCCAGGCGAGCGCGCGAATGCGATCCAGCTTGGTCATGAACGCCGCACTCACGCCGAAGCGCAGGATGATGCGGTGTTGCAGATCACCCTCAAGTGTGCCCGGCGGTGGCGCGCTGTCAGACGGCTCCGATGAAGTTGCGTTCGGGGCATCATCGCCGGAATCGGGCATGGGCATGCTGGCGGATGTGTCATCCTTGGGCGGACGCGTGTTGGACGATGCAAACGAGCTGCTTTTCCGCCAGGGCATCGATTCCAACAGCGGGCTGCGCGGAGGGGCCACCACCACATCACGCACGCGGTCGAGAATCACCGCCTCCGGCAACCGGTACTCCGCGACAAGCGCGATCACCTCGTCCAGCGTCTTGCGCCGGATGCGCGCGAGTACTTCGTCCTTGTTGCGCGGCGTGACAATGCGCGACACGCGAGAGACCGTGCACACGTTGACCTCGTTGGCCTGCAGCAGTTGCATGATCTCCGGGAACCGCGCCACCGTGCGCGCCGCCTGGATGCGCCGGCCCGCCGCCGATCCCGAGTAACCCAGGCCCGACGTGCAGAAGTTGAACATGGAACTGTATCCCAGCGCGAAGTGCAGCTTGCGCCACTCAATCTCGATGAGGCACTCCAGCACGCGCAGCGTGAACGTGCGTTCGACTCCGGACAGTCGTTTGATGCGGTTGAGAACGGCAAGGTCGGGGAGAGATCGCAGGGACATCGCACAGCCTCCTCACTCGAAAGCAGGGTCAAGTGGGAGGAGCCGACGTGTATGTCTGCATTATATAGGCGTCGCGTGAATCATCAACAAGAAACGATGAGCGCAAGGACATTCGCTATTCACTCCCACTGTGGGAGTGACTACGGCAGCACTTCGATGCGGTAGAACTCTTCGACAATGCCGAAGCCGTTGATCACGTAGCCCACAACCTCGCCGTTGTCCCAGCGGCCTTGAACGCTTCGACGGCGCACTGCAAGTAGCTCATCAAATATCACCCGCCCCAGTCCTGGGAGGAAAAGGGCAAGAGGCTGAATATCACGGAGACCCCATCAGGTCCAAGCACGTCCAACACGTAAGCGTCAACCGTTCCATCGCTGGATCGGTGAAGCGCCGTGTATCCGATCTGACAAGGAGCAGCAGCAGAGCCATCAGTGGGGCTGTCACGCACGTCGCTGATCGGATTCATCAACAACGTTCCCCCGGGAAGGAAGTCGACCATGGTGTTCCCAAGCGGAGTTTCGTCTCCGGTGTACGCCGGGTACACGCCCTTCTCGGCGCGAAACTGCTCCAGTGCGGCCGCAACCAGGTTCACCGACTCCCACAGAGTGTCATACGCCTGCAGTGCTTCCGGCGACACCGAGGCCGTGCTCTGCAAAGTGATGATCACGTCGTGCGCGCCGCGCCCCGTGATGCGGTAGCCGTGCACTTCGGTGCTTCCCCACGGCTCCTGGCCATAGGGGCTCAACTCCTGGAAGAGCGTGACGCCGATCTGTCCCGGCCAGCGGCGGTCCTGCCCGAGCAGGCGCGGCTCGGTCATGAGGCCGGTGTAGCGGTTGGGGCGGAGCAGGTCGGCCTGCATGACGTTGACGTCCGTGTCACCAAACCCGCCCGGGAACAACCCGTCGTGCTCGGCGGCGTACGCCTCCAGCGCGGCCTGGATCTCGTAGCAATCGGCAATGATGAGATCGTCCGTGGTGGGGGGCGCCGGGGTTACGCTCTGGGTGAGGTCGTTCTGGCCGCAGCCGAGAGCCACGAGGATGAGGACGGAAGCCCAAGTATGCATGCGAGGCGACATTGTCAATCTCCTGCCGAACACCACGCATTGACCGTGCCAACCGCTCAGCGCTCTCTTTCCTTTTGCCCGGCGCCTGGCGTAGAATGCCCTCCGTGACACCCCGCAAACCCGCCACCAAACCACGCACACGGCGCAAGCGCGCCGGTTCCGCCAGCGCGCTCCCGGCCGTGATGACGCCCGAGGCACTCGCCTCGCGCGAGCACCTGGTGGCGGAGACGCGGGCGTACTTTGCCCTCCTCACCCGTCCCATCATCGACGGCCGCACCCCGCAGACCCGAGGGCTCGAGTTCGTCGCGTCCTACACGCGCATGGTGGACACCATCGTGGGGCTGCTCTTTCAGCACGCGGCCGAGGAGAACGGCCTCACCGTGGACGAAACCGACGTGGCGGTGGTGGCCCTGGGCGGCTACGGCCGCGCGGAACTGGCGCCGTTCTCCGACGTCGACATTCTCATTACCTGCGGGCGCAAAACCAAGATTGTGGAAGCGGTGGCGTCGTCGTTCATCCGCCTCATGTGGGATTGCGGATTCGAACTCGGGCACGCAGTCGAGTCCGTGGTGGAAGCCGACACCGCCCTCACCCGCGACATGGACACCAAGACCGCGCTCATCGAGAGCCGCTGGGTGTGCGGATCGCGCCGGGTCGCGCGCGCACTGGATAAGAAGATTGGCCGCGTGCGCCGCAACGAGCGCGAGGAGTTCCTGCGTCGCAAGACCGCCGATGTAATCGAACGCTACGAAAAGTTCGGCAACAGCTTTCAGCTCATCGAGCCCAACGTGAAGTCCAGCCCCGGCGGGTTGCGCGACTACCAGACGCTGGTGTGGCTGGGGTCGGTGGGGCGCACCGAGCAGGGCCTGAAGGCGCTGCGCCAGAAGGGGCTCCTGTTACGCGGCGAGCGGCGCGAACTGGAAGCCGCGTACGACTTTCTCACCCGCGTGCGCGTGGAACTGCACCTGTCCACCAAGTCCAAGCAGGACTCGCTCATCGTGGCCGCGCAACAGGGAGTGGCGGATGCGCTGGGTTACCGAAAGCGCGGCGACCACCTGGCGGTGGAGTTCTTCATGCGCGAGTACTACCGCCACTCGCGCGCCATCTACCGCATCACCGCGGACTGTTTGCAAGCGCTGGACTACGGCAACAACGTGGGTGTGCTGCTGGGGAGATCGCGCCTCAAGAAGGACGGCTCGCGTTTGAATGTGGCGCTGCGCCTGCCGTCGCTGCGCAAGAACCCGCTACTGGTGTTCGAGAAGCAGAAGGCGGGCGGGCAGAAGCTGGAGCGGGCGTTGCGGCGCCGGCTCGAACACGTGCTCGACGAGGAGCTCGGCGGCGCCGACGTGGTGCGGCGCATGCGCCGCGGTTTTCCGGCGCTGCTGGACGACGACCGCAACGTGGCGTTGGTGGTGCGTTCACTCCACGAGACGCGCTTTCTCATGAAGATCATCCCCGAGTACGACCAGCTCACCTGCCTCAAGCGCTACGACCTGTACCACCACTATACCGTCGACGAACACAGCTTCAAGGTGCTGGAGAACCTGGTGTCGCTGGGCAAATCGGACCCGGCGGCGGGGGACTTCCTGGTGCGGCTGTACTCGGAATTGCCGCAAAAACGCATTCTGTTTCTGGCCGCACTGCTGCACGACATCGGCAAGATCGAAGGCCACGACCACGCCGCGCGCGGTGCGGTGCTCTCGCGCGTCATCCTGGAGCGCATGGGGCTGGCCGAAGAAGAGATCGAGCTGGTGTGCTTCCTGGTGGCGCAGCACCTGGTGATGTCGCACTTCAGCCAGCGCCGCGATCCCACCGACATCGGCACCATCACCGCCTTCTGCGACCGCGTCGGCAACCGCACCCGGCTCAAGTACCTGTGCCTGTTGACCTACGCGGACTACCGCGCAACCTCGCCGCTGGTGTGGAACGAGTGGAAGCGCACGCTGCTGTGGGAGTTGTACGCGCGCGCGTACGACTTCATGGCGCGTCGCGAGAAGGCGCCGGAGGAGGTATACCGGCAGCACAAGGAGAACCTGCTGGCCGCGTTCAGCGGCGGCGACCGTGCCCGTGCGTTGGCGCACCTGGACCTGCTGCCCGGCGGCTACCTGCTCACCATGACCGCGGAGATGGTGGGTGACCACATGCGCATGATCGAGCGCCTGGACGGCGAGCCCTTCTTGGTGAGCCATCGCATCGCGGGTGCCGCGCACGAGATCACCTTCTGCACCCACGACAAGCCGTACCGCCTGTCGGAGCTGTGCGGTGTGCTGGCCATCAACGACTTCACCATTCTCAATGCGTTTGCGTTTACGCGCCGCGACGGCAAGGTGATCGATGTGTTCGTGGTGGAACCCATCGACCGCGACGGGTTGCTGCCGCAGCAGGAGATGCTCAAACGTTTCGAGCACATCCGCGCCGACTTGAAGAAGATCTTCGACGGCAAGCTCGATCTGGAGGAAGCCACCCACGACCACGCTCGCCGCTGGCGCCGCGTTCTCAAGCCACGAATTCCCATCGAGACCCGTGTACAATTCGAGAACGACACCTCGGAGGACTACACCATCATCGACGTGTTTGCGCAGGATCGCCCGGGTCTGCTGTACACCATCACCCGCTCGCTGTCCGGGCAGGGGCTCTCCATTGCGCGCGCGCGTATCTCCACCGAAGCCACGCGGGCCATCGACTCGTTCTACGTGCGGGACGAAGCGGGGAGCAAGGTGCGGGATGCCGATGCGCTTCGGACCATCCGCGAAACGTTGCGGGGTCAGATTGATTGATCGAGGTGGCGGGTGTAGACGCCGCGCACCCCGGTCTTGGTATCCGTCAGCGCGGCGAGTGACGCGGGCGCGCCGGTCTCTTCGGACAGCCGCGCCAGGTGACCTTCCAGCCAGCGCGCCTTTTCCTCCGTCCCCGGGTGACTCATCTCCTGCAGCTCCATGAAGTGTTCCACGCGCGTAAACAGATCGACCGCATCGCGCAGCAGGGCCCCTTCGTCAGCGGTCAGGTAGCCGGTTCCCAGCAGCGCGTCGATGCGCTCGTGCGTGCTCATGGTAAAGAAGTCCACGCGATCCATGCAGGTTGCCGCCATGCCCACCGCGAGGATGTATTCGATGTCGTAGCGGCCACCCGCGGAGCGCTTGGTATCCCATTCCACGAACTTCTTTGGCGCCAGCCCCTCGACACGCGCGCGCATCTGGGCGAGCGCGGTGATCTCCTCCGCCGAAAACGGCCGCGCCACGAACGCGCGCAGCTTGCGCAGGAACCCGAGGCGCGCCTTCTCGCCACCCCACCAGGGCGAGCACTTGGCAAATGCCACCCGTTCCCACAGCGACGCGCGCGTCTTGAAGTACTCGTCGTAGAAGGCGAGATCCTGGACCAGCGGTGAGCTGGCACCCTCCGCGCGCAGGCGGAAGTCGAGCTTGAGGATGCGGCCGTCGGTGAACCACTGGTTGATGGCCTGCACGCGCTGCATGAGGTCCGGCAGGTCCACGCCGTCGGCCACCACCAGCAGGTCGAGATCGCTGGTGATGCGCGGTTCCCCCACGCCGTACGAGCCCATGACGAACACCGCCACGCGCTCCTTCTCCGGAACCATCTCGTCGAAGGCGGCCGCCAGATGGACGCGCGCACCCGCGGCGCGCGCCTTCTCGCCGGTGATGCCGTGTGGCCCGGGGTGGAAGCCATTGCGAAACGACTCCGCGAATGTCAGCAACCGCAGACGCTCGAACCACTGCCGCTGGCGCTCGCGACGCTCGGTGGTTGCGCGCGAGCCCCTGGCAAACGCTTCGCGCGCCGAAAAACGCTCCCATTCCGGCACCTCGGCGAGCATCTGGTCCACCGCCTCGCCCCCGTCGCCGATGAGAGAATCCAGCACGCCGATCTGCGCGCAAAGCTCGCGCGTCAGCAGCGATGACATCCCTGCGATACCCACCAGCAGCCGCCGCGCCGCGGGAGAGTCCACCAGCAAACCGTAAAAAGACGACTCGCTCTTCTCCGCGGCGGCAACCTGCGCCACGCGCACCAGCGCGGTGTCAGGATCGCCGGTGGCGGCCACGTCCTCCAGCAGAAACGGCAGCAGCTTTTCGAACTCGGCGCGCGCGCGCCGGTCGAGCAGGCGCGGAAAGGAGCCGTAGGCCATGCCGTGCAGCGTGCGCATGGCGCGCGGAACGTCGCGGATGCCGACCTGGCGCAGGATGGTTACCGCGCGCTCGCTGTCCTCGGGGAGCATGAGCAGCACCGAGTGCGGGTGCACGGATTCGCCCGCAAAGAACGCGTCCGCGAACGCGCGCACGTTGTTCAGGTGCCGCGAGAGCGTGTCGATGAAACTCTCCGTGGTGAACGACCCCAGCGGCCCGTGCGACACGCGCCTTGCCAGCAGCGCAATTTCCTCGTCGGAATCCGGGAGCGTGTGCGTCTGCAGCTGGTGCATCATCTGCAGGCGATGCTCCACCAGGCGGAAGAACCGGTACGCGGCCATGAGGTTATCCGCGTCCCATTCCTTGAGCAGCTTCAAGCGCCGCTGCGTGGAAAGCGACACCAGCGTGTTGGGCGTGCGCAACTCCTTGTGCTGCGGCGCGTGCATGATCTGGCCGGCCTGGGCAACGAACTCGATATCGCGGATGCCGCCCGCCATGAGTTTGATGTTGTGGCCGCGCTGGTTGGCGCGCAGGTTCTCCTTGATCTGGTCGCGCATGGCACCCACCGCCTCCAGCGGCGAGTAGGGCAGTGCGCTGCTGTAGATGAGCTTGCCGATCGAGTCGAGGAAGCGCTCGCCCAGCGCAAGGTCGCCGGCGATGGCGCGCGCTTTCATCATGGCCTGGAACTCCCACGGGCGGCCACGGTTCTCGTAGTAGATCAGCAGTGCCTGTTCGGTGTTCACCAGCGGGCCCGCCTTGCCGTCGGGGCGCAGGCGCAGGTCCACGCGGTAGAGATAGCCCTCCTCGGTGAGCGCGGACATGGCGTCGGCGAAGCGGCGCGCCACGCGCGTGTAGAAGTGCAGCGTGTCGTCGTCGCACTCCTGGCAGGCAAATATGAGGTCGATGTCGCTGCTGTAGTTGAGCTCGCGACCGCCCAGCTTTCCCATCGCGATGACCGCGATACCGCGGGGCCGGGCGTCGTCACCGAGTTCGTCGAATACCACGTCCAGCACGGTGCGCGCGATGGCGTCGGCGAGATCGCTCAGCCGGCGCGTCACCTCCTCAACCGACGCGCCGCTCACCATGTCGAGCACGCCGATCTTGAGCAGCGCCTGGCGGTGGGCGCGGCGCACCGCATTGAGCTTACCCTCCACGCTGCGGAACGCCTCCACCTCGCGCGCGAGCCACTCGGAAAAGCTGTCCACGTCGTCCGGCGAGTCCCACGTGGACTGTTCCATCAGCCAGTACACGAAACCCGGCTGGCGCACGAGAATATCGGCGAGGTGCTGGCTCGCGCCGAACACCGTGGTCACGAGGTTGAGAACCGGAGGCGCCGCGAGCATGGTGCGCAGGAATACGGACACGCTGCCGGTGCTCTCGAGGTAGCGCTCCAGGTTGACGATGGCGGCGTCGGGGGAGGCGCTGCGCAGGCAGGCCTCGACGATGAGGATGACGTCCTCGTCATTGAGATCGGCGGCGAGGACGCGCTCGCACACCCGCTGAAAACTGGACGCAACCGCGCTGGATGCGCCAAAACCGCACTCGGCGATGCGGGTTTCAAGGGCGAGATCCTGCGGGGGGTGATCGGCGGCGGGCGCGTCCACGAGGGAGCGCATCATTGCCTCGTGGACGTCCTCCACGACGGCGCGAAGCTTCTGATGAACGTGCTCGGGCATGGTGGTGGGAGGGCCGCTCGCCGCGAACATACCACTTGCGTAAGCCATTTCACCACACTAAACTAGGGTTCGTGGAGCGAGGGCCGGCTCCCCTCAGTAACAATGAAAAAAATTGAAGCATTCATCAAGCCGTTCAAGCTCGACGACGTCAAGTCGGCGCTCATGGAAATCGGGATCAAGGGGCTTACCGTGTCCGAGGTCAAGGGCTTCGGGCGCCAGAAGGGCCATACCGAGCTGTACCGCGGCAGTGAGTACCGCGTGGACTTCCTGCCCAAGAGCAAGCTGGAAATGTTCGTCACCGACGATGAGGTCGACAACGTGGTCGAGACCATTGTGAAGGTGGCGCGCACCGGTTCCATCGGCGACGGCAAGATCTTCATTCTGCCCGTCGAGGATGCCATCCGTATCCGCACCGGCGAAAGCGGCGAAAGCGTCCTCTAACCGCCCCCTCGCGGGCGCGTTCAATGCCATGATCGTACTCGGAATCGAAACGTCGTGCGACGACACGTCGCTCGCGCTTTATGCGCGTGGCCGCGGTCTGCTCGGCAACCTCACCGCGAGCCAGGTGATCCACGAGGAATACGGCGGCGTGGTGCCGGAGATCGCATCGCGGCAGCATCTGCGCGCGCTCTTGCCAGTGTACGACGCGCTGCTTGCGAAAACGAGCCTGCGGGGCGCTGACATCGGTGGCATCGGGGTGAGCAACGGTCCGGGCCTGGTGGGATCGTTGCTGGTAGGCGTGGGCTTTGCCAAGTCGCTGGCGCTGGGGCTCGGCATCCCCGTGGTCGGCGTGCACCATATCGAGGCACACGTCCTCTCCAACGAACTCGGCGGCGAGGGGCTGCGCTACCCGTGCCTGGTGCTGGTGGTATCCGGCGGCCATACCTCGCTCTACCTCGCCACGCAGGCCGGACGTTACGAGCTGGTGGGCAACACGCGCGACGATGCGGCCGGTGAGGCCTTCGACAAGATCGCCAAGCTGCTCGGCCTCGGTTTTCCCGGCGGTCCCGCGGTGCAGAAGGCGGCCGAGAGCGGAAACCCGCGCGCCGTCGACTTTCCGCGCGCCATGCGCGACCGCGGCGGTTTTGATTTTTCCTTCTCCGGACTGAAGACCGCGGTGCGCCAGCACGTGGAGTCGCGCCCATCACTCAGCGAACAGGACGTCGCGGACATCGCAGCTTCCGCACAGGCGGCCATCGTGGATGCGCTGGTGGAACGCACGGTGGCGTGCGCGCGCGCCCATACCGTGGGCGACGTGTACCTGGCGGGCGGCGTGGCCGCCAACCGGCCCCTGCGCACGGCGATGCAGGCGGCGTGCGAGCGAGCGCGTCTTGCCTACCACGCGCCGCTCATCGAGTTCTGCACCGACAACGGCGCCATGGTGGCGCGTACCGCGGAGTTGTTGCTCGCCTCGGGCCGCGACGACGGTGCCGCGCTGGACGTGTTCACGCGCGGCCCCATCACCTCCTGGTCGTAGACGAATATCCATGAAGCTTTCCATCGAAGGCACCGGCAAGACCTACCGCGGCGGCGTGCGGGGTCTGGACGACTTCTCGCTGGAACTGGCGCCCGGCGTGCTGGGGCTGCTGGGCCCCAACGGCGCGGGCAAGTCCACCCTGATGCGCATCCTCGCCACCATCACGCGCCCCACCGACGGCCGTGTGCTGTGGAACGGAACCGACATCACGAAGTCGCCCGACACGGTGCGCAACGTGCTGGGCTATCTCCCGCAGGACTTCGGCGTGTACCCCAACCTCACCGCGCAGGAGTTCCTCGAGTACGTGGCCGCGGCCAAGGGCGTGGGGGCGCGCGCGGCGGCGCGGCGCATCGACGAGCTGCTGCAACTGGTCAATTTGTCCGATGTTCGCAAGCGCCCGCTGGGCGGATTTTCCGGCGGAATGCGCCAGCGCGTGGGTATCGCGCAGGCGCTGCTGAACGACCCCGAGCTGCTCATCGTGGACGAGCCCACCGCGGGTCTCGACCCCGAGGAGCGCGTACGCTTTCGTAACCTGCTCTCCGAGCTGTCGGGTGCGCGCATCGTGATTCTCTCCACGCATATCGTCTCCGACGTGGAAGCCACCGCCACGCGCATCGCCCTCATCGCGGGCGGCCGCCTGGTGGCATGCGCCATGCCGGAGGAACTGCTGCGCTCGGTGGAGGGAAAGGTGTGGGAATGGGTGGTGCCGAGCGATGAACTGCCGGCGCTCAAGCAGCGCCATCGTATCAGCGGAACCCTGCGCCGCAGCGACGGTGTGCGCGTGCGCGTGGTCCACCAGGAGAAGCCGGCGCCGTCGGCACAAGCGGCCACACCCACGCTGGAAGACGCCTACCTGCTGCACATCGCGCCGCCCGCCGGCGCCACCACCGCATGACCGCACTCCGGCGCCTCTACCAGCTGGCGCGCGCGGACTTTCGCGAGCGCGTGCGCCGCTACGCGTTTCTGGTGACGATGGTGGTGGCGGTTTGCCTCGCGTATGCCTTCGTGCCGCCCAACCCCAGCAAATACGTCACGCTCTCGCTCGATTCCTATCGCGGTATCTACAACTCGGCGTGGATCGGGACATCACTCGCGCTCCTTTGCGGAACGTTTGTCTCGATGATTGGATTCTTCGTGGTGAAGAACGCGGTGGACCGCGACCGTCGCACACGCGTGGGACAGATCATCGCCGCCACGCCCACCTCCAAACTCCAGTACACGCTGGGAAAGACGTTGAGCAACTTCGCCGTGCTGGCAGCGATGGCGACAGTGGTGGCGGTGGCCGCCATCGGCATGCAGATCCTGCGCGCGGAAGACCGTTCCATCAATATGTGGCAGTTGTTCTCGCCCTTCCTGTTGCTCACCTTTCCGGTGCTCATGATCACGGCCGCGTTTGCGGTGCTGTTCGAGACCATCCCCGGGCTGCGCGGCGGCCCCGGCAATGTGCTGTTCGTGTTCGGGTGGACGGGGCTCCTCACCGTGGGAGCCTTCGGGAATCCGGACACCAGTGCGATGCACAACGATATCCTGGGAATGGGCGTGGCGTGGCCCGGAATGGTGGAGGCGTGCGCGCGCGCGTTTCCCACCTTCGATCCCGCCAGCCCGTCCATGTCGATGGGCATCCACATCAAGGCCGATGGCCTGTGGGTCATGGAGACGTTCCGGTGGGACGGGATTCACTGGACGGGCAAGGTGATTGCGTGGCGGGCCCTGTGGGTTCTCGCCGGTCTTGCGGTGGGCGCGGTGGCGGCGATTCCGTTTGACCGCTTCGATCCGGCGCGTGCGCGCACCGGCTCGCGGCGCCGCCGGCGCAGGCGTGGGCGTGCCGCGGCGGACGCCGTCGCGGTGGAGACACAGCCAGCATCCGCAACGCACGTCCATCTGACCCCGCTGGCGGGCGCGTCCAGCGCGGCGCGGCCGGGTGTGATGATCGTCGCGGAGTGGAAGCTGCTGACGCGCGGTCTGCGCTGGTGGTACGCCGGCCCGCTGGCGGTGGCGATCATGTCCATCTTCATGTCCGTGGAGATGCTCCGCTTTCCCGTGCTGCCGCTGGCGTTTCTGTGGCCGGTGCTGTTGTGGTCGCGCCTGGGCTCCAGCGAGCGGGTACACGGAACGGA encodes:
- a CDS encoding HNH endonuclease, producing the protein MSLRSLPDLAVLNRIKRLSGVERTFTLRVLECLIEIEWRKLHFALGYSSMFNFCTSGLGYSGSAAGRRIQAARTVARFPEIMQLLQANEVNVCTVSRVSRIVTPRNKDEVLARIRRKTLDEVIALVAEYRLPEAVILDRVRDVVVAPPRSPLLESMPWRKSSSFASSNTRPPKDDTSASMPMPDSGDDAPNATSSEPSDSAPPPGTLEGDLQHRIILRFGVSAAFMTKLDRIRALAWHRLPANATLEHVFELVLDDTLKRSDPVLRREQRSRRELARTETVQSSPSSTPGSQADSPNPRQIPLRMRDDVFARDHGRCTFVGPDGRRCDATRGLQIDHIVPVAQGGTGEIGNLRLLCAQHNRLLAERLLGARVDRPRGEAELEETP
- the glnD gene encoding [protein-PII] uridylyltransferase, translated to MTPRKPATKPRTRRKRAGSASALPAVMTPEALASREHLVAETRAYFALLTRPIIDGRTPQTRGLEFVASYTRMVDTIVGLLFQHAAEENGLTVDETDVAVVALGGYGRAELAPFSDVDILITCGRKTKIVEAVASSFIRLMWDCGFELGHAVESVVEADTALTRDMDTKTALIESRWVCGSRRVARALDKKIGRVRRNEREEFLRRKTADVIERYEKFGNSFQLIEPNVKSSPGGLRDYQTLVWLGSVGRTEQGLKALRQKGLLLRGERRELEAAYDFLTRVRVELHLSTKSKQDSLIVAAQQGVADALGYRKRGDHLAVEFFMREYYRHSRAIYRITADCLQALDYGNNVGVLLGRSRLKKDGSRLNVALRLPSLRKNPLLVFEKQKAGGQKLERALRRRLEHVLDEELGGADVVRRMRRGFPALLDDDRNVALVVRSLHETRFLMKIIPEYDQLTCLKRYDLYHHYTVDEHSFKVLENLVSLGKSDPAAGDFLVRLYSELPQKRILFLAALLHDIGKIEGHDHAARGAVLSRVILERMGLAEEEIELVCFLVAQHLVMSHFSQRRDPTDIGTITAFCDRVGNRTRLKYLCLLTYADYRATSPLVWNEWKRTLLWELYARAYDFMARREKAPEEVYRQHKENLLAAFSGGDRARALAHLDLLPGGYLLTMTAEMVGDHMRMIERLDGEPFLVSHRIAGAAHEITFCTHDKPYRLSELCGVLAINDFTILNAFAFTRRDGKVIDVFVVEPIDRDGLLPQQEMLKRFEHIRADLKKIFDGKLDLEEATHDHARRWRRVLKPRIPIETRVQFENDTSEDYTIIDVFAQDRPGLLYTITRSLSGQGLSIARARISTEATRAIDSFYVRDEAGSKVRDADALRTIRETLRGQID
- a CDS encoding DUF294 nucleotidyltransferase-like domain-containing protein, with amino-acid sequence MAYASGMFAASGPPTTMPEHVHQKLRAVVEDVHEAMMRSLVDAPAADHPPQDLALETRIAECGFGASSAVASSFQRVCERVLAADLNDEDVILIVEACLRSASPDAAIVNLERYLESTGSVSVFLRTMLAAPPVLNLVTTVFGASQHLADILVRQPGFVYWLMEQSTWDSPDDVDSFSEWLAREVEAFRSVEGKLNAVRRAHRQALLKIGVLDMVSGASVEEVTRRLSDLADAIARTVLDVVFDELGDDARPRGIAVIAMGKLGGRELNYSSDIDLIFACQECDDDTLHFYTRVARRFADAMSALTEEGYLYRVDLRLRPDGKAGPLVNTEQALLIYYENRGRPWEFQAMMKARAIAGDLALGERFLDSIGKLIYSSALPYSPLEAVGAMRDQIKENLRANQRGHNIKLMAGGIRDIEFVAQAGQIMHAPQHKELRTPNTLVSLSTQRRLKLLKEWDADNLMAAYRFFRLVEHRLQMMHQLQTHTLPDSDEEIALLARRVSHGPLGSFTTESFIDTLSRHLNNVRAFADAFFAGESVHPHSVLLMLPEDSERAVTILRQVGIRDVPRAMRTLHGMAYGSFPRLLDRRARAEFEKLLPFLLEDVAATGDPDTALVRVAQVAAAEKSESSFYGLLVDSPAARRLLVGIAGMSSLLTRELCAQIGVLDSLIGDGGEAVDQMLAEVPEWERFSAREAFARGSRATTERRERQRQWFERLRLLTFAESFRNGFHPGPHGITGEKARAAGARVHLAAAFDEMVPEKERVAVFVMGSYGVGEPRITSDLDLLVVADGVDLPDLMQRVQAINQWFTDGRILKLDFRLRAEGASSPLVQDLAFYDEYFKTRASLWERVAFAKCSPWWGGEKARLGFLRKLRAFVARPFSAEEITALAQMRARVEGLAPKKFVEWDTKRSAGGRYDIEYILAVGMAATCMDRVDFFTMSTHERIDALLGTGYLTADEGALLRDAVDLFTRVEHFMELQEMSHPGTEEKARWLEGHLARLSEETGAPASLAALTDTKTGVRGVYTRHLDQSI
- a CDS encoding P-II family nitrogen regulator, which codes for MKKIEAFIKPFKLDDVKSALMEIGIKGLTVSEVKGFGRQKGHTELYRGSEYRVDFLPKSKLEMFVTDDEVDNVVETIVKVARTGSIGDGKIFILPVEDAIRIRTGESGESVL
- the tsaD gene encoding tRNA (adenosine(37)-N6)-threonylcarbamoyltransferase complex transferase subunit TsaD, encoding MIVLGIETSCDDTSLALYARGRGLLGNLTASQVIHEEYGGVVPEIASRQHLRALLPVYDALLAKTSLRGADIGGIGVSNGPGLVGSLLVGVGFAKSLALGLGIPVVGVHHIEAHVLSNELGGEGLRYPCLVLVVSGGHTSLYLATQAGRYELVGNTRDDAAGEAFDKIAKLLGLGFPGGPAVQKAAESGNPRAVDFPRAMRDRGGFDFSFSGLKTAVRQHVESRPSLSEQDVADIAASAQAAIVDALVERTVACARAHTVGDVYLAGGVAANRPLRTAMQAACERARLAYHAPLIEFCTDNGAMVARTAELLLASGRDDGAALDVFTRGPITSWS
- a CDS encoding ABC transporter ATP-binding protein, translated to MKLSIEGTGKTYRGGVRGLDDFSLELAPGVLGLLGPNGAGKSTLMRILATITRPTDGRVLWNGTDITKSPDTVRNVLGYLPQDFGVYPNLTAQEFLEYVAAAKGVGARAAARRIDELLQLVNLSDVRKRPLGGFSGGMRQRVGIAQALLNDPELLIVDEPTAGLDPEERVRFRNLLSELSGARIVILSTHIVSDVEATATRIALIAGGRLVACAMPEELLRSVEGKVWEWVVPSDELPALKQRHRISGTLRRSDGVRVRVVHQEKPAPSAQAATPTLEDAYLLHIAPPAGATTA